A window of Rhizobium acidisoli contains these coding sequences:
- a CDS encoding DUF1839 family protein gives MGLSRSMTSVFSGIDPETYRQHALHSSERAWPETNCYVDLWIEVLATSGVAPEAMLGFTLTQDFEGDQFTFFKVPLEDLDALYGIRATELAIYDRVERHVDVQIARGRLCLVEMDSFYMPDTRGTAYRQEHGKTTVAINRLDVAAKRVDYFHNAGYFRLEGEDFDGLFQLQLTENEPPFLPYTEFARFPEKPADEAHLRQTARRLAGVHFNRRPRENPIRAFAAVFPQQVEAVAERSFGFFHKYAFNTLRQVGANFELAADHLAWLSADEFAVAAEHARRISDTAKSVQFQLARAIARRKFEPLQVALDPAADAWDSMMTSLAERI, from the coding sequence GTGGGGCTGAGCCGGTCGATGACATCGGTATTTTCGGGGATCGACCCGGAAACCTACCGTCAGCACGCGCTGCATTCCAGCGAGCGTGCCTGGCCGGAAACCAATTGCTACGTCGATCTCTGGATCGAAGTGCTGGCGACCTCGGGTGTAGCGCCCGAGGCGATGCTCGGTTTCACCCTGACGCAGGATTTCGAGGGCGATCAGTTCACCTTCTTCAAGGTGCCGCTCGAGGATCTCGACGCGCTCTACGGCATTCGCGCGACCGAGCTTGCCATCTACGACCGTGTCGAACGCCATGTCGACGTCCAGATCGCGCGGGGCCGTCTCTGCCTGGTCGAGATGGATTCCTTCTACATGCCGGATACGCGCGGCACCGCTTACCGGCAGGAGCACGGCAAGACGACGGTTGCGATCAACCGGCTGGACGTTGCGGCCAAGCGCGTCGATTATTTCCACAATGCCGGCTATTTCCGCCTCGAAGGCGAGGATTTCGATGGGCTGTTCCAGCTGCAGCTGACGGAGAACGAGCCGCCGTTCCTGCCCTATACGGAATTTGCACGGTTCCCGGAAAAGCCCGCTGACGAAGCGCATCTGCGCCAGACCGCCCGGCGGCTTGCCGGCGTTCATTTCAACAGGCGTCCCCGCGAAAATCCGATCCGCGCCTTTGCAGCCGTCTTTCCGCAGCAGGTCGAGGCGGTGGCGGAGCGGTCGTTCGGCTTCTTCCATAAATATGCCTTCAATACGCTTCGCCAGGTCGGCGCCAACTTCGAGCTGGCGGCCGATCATCTGGCCTGGCTTTCTGCTGATGAATTCGCCGTCGCCGCCGAGCATGCAAGGCGCATTTCGGATACGGCGAAATCGGTGCAGTTCCAGCTTGCCCGCGCCATCGCCCGCCGGAAGTTCGAGCCGCTGCAGGTAGCCCTTGATCCGGCCGCCGATGCATGGGATTCCATGATGACATCGCTTGCGGAGCGAATCTGA
- a CDS encoding amino acid--[acyl-carrier-protein] ligase, producing the protein MDMQTSFLDRLFESGLLIDTGVDGLYGRSGQFEDVITAFERLIDTFGGADGAEAMRFPPGMNVALFEKSGYMKSFPQLAGTVHSFCGSELDHMSLLQCMEVGDDWTKDQKATDIVLTPAACYPLYPTVAKRGNLPKTGGLFDLQSYCFRHEPSKDPARQQLFRMREYVCMGTEQHVTDFRQTWMDRGVEMMKQLGLDVTIDVANDPFFGRAGKMMVNNQRDQNLKFELLIPITSTANPTACMSFNYHQDSFGLKWGLNLEDGSVAHTACVGFGLERIALALFHHHGLDVKEWPANVRKALWG; encoded by the coding sequence ATGGATATGCAGACCTCGTTTCTCGACCGGCTCTTCGAGTCCGGCCTGCTGATCGATACCGGCGTTGATGGTCTCTATGGCCGCAGCGGCCAGTTCGAAGATGTCATTACCGCTTTCGAACGGCTGATCGACACGTTCGGCGGCGCCGACGGCGCCGAGGCGATGCGTTTCCCGCCCGGCATGAACGTCGCGCTCTTCGAAAAGAGCGGTTACATGAAGAGCTTCCCGCAGCTCGCCGGCACGGTGCACAGCTTCTGCGGCAGCGAGCTCGATCATATGAGCCTGCTGCAGTGCATGGAAGTCGGCGACGACTGGACCAAGGACCAGAAGGCGACCGATATCGTGCTGACGCCGGCTGCCTGCTACCCGCTCTATCCGACGGTCGCCAAGCGCGGCAACCTGCCGAAGACGGGCGGCCTGTTCGATCTGCAGTCCTATTGCTTCCGCCACGAGCCTTCGAAGGATCCCGCCCGCCAGCAGCTGTTCCGCATGCGTGAATATGTCTGCATGGGCACGGAGCAGCACGTCACCGATTTCCGTCAGACATGGATGGATCGCGGTGTCGAAATGATGAAGCAGCTCGGCCTCGATGTGACCATCGACGTTGCCAACGACCCGTTCTTCGGCCGTGCCGGCAAGATGATGGTCAACAATCAGCGCGACCAGAACCTGAAGTTCGAGCTGCTGATCCCGATCACCTCGACTGCCAATCCGACCGCCTGCATGAGCTTCAACTACCATCAGGATTCATTTGGCCTGAAGTGGGGTCTGAACCTCGAAGACGGCAGCGTGGCGCACACCGCCTGCGTCGGCTTCGGCCTGGAGCGCATCGCGCTTGCCCTCTTCCACCATCACGGGCTCGACGTGAAGGAATGGCCGGCCAACGTGCGGAAAGCGCTGTGGGGCTGA
- a CDS encoding acyl-CoA dehydrogenase family protein, whose amino-acid sequence MNFPVKIMQDGLVARVARVAEIAAKHADAVDVEARFPREAVDAMKAERLLGIQVPRQFGGESASITEIAELCSMLGQACAASAMVFAMHHIKLSSLVEHGADSEWHSDFMRRIAAEQLLIASATTEGGIGGNLRNSICAVEVDGDTCRLEKDATVISYGSHADAILITSRAHAQAASSDQVLTAFLKDQYTLEKTHAWNTLGMRGTCSDGFLFKGEAPARQILPKPFAEIAAQSMLASSHLLWSGVWYGIAVDAVARAQAFVRAAARKAPDTQPPGALRLAEVSSLLQMVKSNVVAGLKAYEDAKADVDRLSSMGFAVAMNNVKIASSETILEIVNHAMLICGIMGYKNGTPFSLGRHLRDAHSAQLMISNDRILGNTSSMLLVHKQDTSLLG is encoded by the coding sequence ATGAATTTCCCCGTCAAGATCATGCAGGACGGTCTTGTCGCAAGGGTCGCCCGCGTCGCCGAAATCGCGGCGAAACACGCCGATGCGGTCGACGTCGAAGCCCGCTTCCCCAGAGAAGCCGTGGATGCCATGAAGGCCGAAAGGCTGCTCGGCATCCAGGTGCCGCGCCAATTCGGCGGCGAATCCGCCTCGATCACCGAGATCGCCGAATTGTGCTCGATGCTCGGCCAGGCCTGCGCTGCAAGCGCCATGGTCTTCGCGATGCATCACATCAAGCTGTCGAGCCTCGTCGAACATGGCGCCGACAGCGAATGGCATAGCGACTTCATGCGTCGCATTGCCGCCGAGCAGCTGCTGATCGCATCGGCCACTACCGAGGGCGGTATCGGCGGAAACCTGCGCAACAGCATTTGCGCTGTCGAAGTCGACGGCGATACCTGCCGCCTGGAAAAGGATGCGACCGTCATTTCCTACGGTTCGCACGCCGACGCCATCCTCATCACCTCGCGTGCCCATGCGCAGGCGGCTTCCTCAGACCAAGTGCTGACGGCCTTCCTCAAGGACCAGTACACGCTCGAGAAGACGCACGCCTGGAATACGCTCGGCATGCGCGGCACCTGCTCCGACGGTTTCCTCTTCAAGGGCGAAGCGCCGGCGCGTCAGATCCTGCCGAAGCCTTTCGCCGAGATCGCGGCACAATCGATGCTCGCCTCGTCGCACCTGTTGTGGAGCGGCGTCTGGTACGGTATCGCGGTCGATGCCGTCGCACGCGCCCAGGCTTTTGTGCGCGCCGCTGCCCGCAAGGCGCCCGATACTCAGCCGCCCGGCGCGCTGCGCCTGGCCGAAGTCTCGAGCCTGTTGCAGATGGTCAAATCCAACGTGGTTGCCGGGCTCAAGGCCTATGAGGATGCGAAGGCCGATGTCGACAGGCTGTCCTCGATGGGCTTTGCCGTGGCGATGAACAACGTCAAGATCGCCTCTTCCGAGACGATCCTGGAGATCGTCAACCATGCCATGCTGATCTGCGGCATCATGGGCTACAAGAACGGCACGCCCTTCAGCCTCGGACGCCATCTGCGCGACGCACATTCCGCACAGCTCATGATTTCGAACGACCGTATCCTCGGCAATACGTCGAGCATGCTTCTCGTCCACAAGCAGGACACTAGCCTACTGGGGTAA
- a CDS encoding acyl carrier protein, with product MNKTIRDLVAKFGKLPASIDQVADDADLYAAGLTSFASVQLMLGIEEAFDIEFPDNLLNRKSFASISAIARTVDLIRDSRKVA from the coding sequence ATGAATAAGACAATCCGCGACCTCGTAGCCAAATTCGGCAAACTTCCGGCATCGATCGACCAGGTCGCCGACGATGCCGATCTTTATGCGGCAGGTCTGACGTCCTTTGCTTCGGTGCAACTGATGCTTGGCATCGAAGAAGCCTTCGACATCGAATTTCCCGACAATCTCCTGAACCGCAAATCCTTCGCGAGCATCTCGGCGATCGCCAGGACGGTCGATCTCATTCGGGACAGCCGGAAGGTCGCCTGA
- a CDS encoding lysine-2,3-aminomutase-like protein gives MNVVKPLKSVDDLVMAGLVAPADRRALEEVAARYAIALTPDMTRLIDRADPDDPIARQFVPDAAELTVLPEERADPIGDQAHSPVEGIVHRYPDRVLLKAVHVCPVYCRFCFRREMVGPQGLGTLDAAAMQAAFDYIRGHEEIWEVILTGGDPLVLSPRRLRDIMEALADIAHVKIVRFHTRVPVVDPDKVDAALVDALKASGKTVYVALHANHVRELTAEARAACARLIDAGIAMVSQSVLLKGVNDDPGVLAALMKAFVEIRVKPYYLHHPDLAPGTGHFRLTIEEGQRIVAALRGRISGLCQPTYILDIPGGYGKTVVSGSTVQARGDGCYSVSDYRGDEHSYPPAE, from the coding sequence ATGAATGTCGTCAAGCCGCTCAAGAGCGTCGACGATCTGGTGATGGCGGGGCTGGTCGCGCCGGCCGATCGCAGAGCGCTCGAGGAGGTTGCCGCGCGTTATGCGATTGCCCTGACGCCCGACATGACCAGGCTGATCGATCGCGCCGATCCCGATGATCCGATCGCGCGTCAGTTCGTGCCCGATGCCGCCGAACTGACGGTCTTGCCCGAAGAACGCGCCGATCCGATTGGCGATCAAGCCCATAGCCCGGTCGAAGGCATCGTTCACCGCTATCCCGATCGCGTGCTGCTGAAGGCCGTGCATGTCTGCCCGGTCTATTGCCGCTTCTGCTTCCGGCGCGAAATGGTTGGGCCGCAGGGTCTCGGCACGCTCGATGCGGCGGCGATGCAGGCAGCCTTCGATTATATCAGAGGCCACGAGGAGATCTGGGAGGTCATCCTCACCGGTGGCGATCCGTTGGTGCTGTCTCCGCGCCGCCTTCGCGACATCATGGAGGCCTTGGCGGACATTGCGCATGTGAAGATCGTGCGTTTCCACACGCGTGTTCCCGTCGTCGATCCCGACAAGGTCGACGCGGCGCTGGTCGACGCGCTAAAGGCGAGCGGCAAGACGGTCTATGTGGCGCTGCATGCCAATCATGTCAGGGAACTGACGGCGGAAGCGCGTGCGGCCTGCGCCCGTCTCATCGACGCCGGCATCGCCATGGTCAGCCAGTCGGTGCTGCTCAAAGGCGTCAACGACGATCCCGGCGTGCTTGCGGCGCTGATGAAGGCTTTCGTCGAAATCCGCGTCAAACCCTATTACCTGCATCACCCGGATCTGGCGCCGGGCACCGGCCATTTCAGATTGACGATCGAAGAGGGGCAAAGGATCGTCGCGGCGTTGCGCGGACGGATTTCCGGGCTCTGCCAGCCGACCTACATCCTCGATATTCCGGGCGGTTACGGCAAGACCGTCGTCAGCGGCAGCACCGTGCAGGCCAGGGGTGATGGATGTTATTCCGTCTCGGATTATCGCGGTGACGAGCATTCCTACCCACCCGCTGAATGA
- the epmA gene encoding EF-P lysine aminoacylase EpmA → MNSSAKASPWWTPSVHADRRPFLIGRNAIQAALRGFFAREDFLEVDTAVLQISPGNEAHLHAFATEALTTDGQKAPFYLHTSPEFACKKLLAAGEERISCFAHVYRNRERGPLHHPEFTMLEWYRAGESYESLMMDCVRILALAAETVKTEKLAYRGGASDPFAGPERISVAEAFERHAGIDLLSSVAAGGSTDRDHLAAEMKRVGMRVADDDGWADLFSRVLVEKIEPHLGFGRITILDEYPVSEAALARPSARDPRVAERFELYACGVELANGFGELTNAAEQRRRFEIEMAEKARIYGETYPIDEDFLAALSLMPEASGIALGFDRLVMLATGASRIDQVLWAPVAEYGR, encoded by the coding sequence ATGAACTCTTCGGCGAAAGCGTCCCCCTGGTGGACCCCGTCCGTGCATGCCGACCGCCGCCCGTTCCTGATCGGGCGCAATGCGATCCAGGCGGCGCTGCGCGGCTTTTTCGCGCGCGAAGATTTCCTCGAGGTGGATACGGCGGTGCTGCAAATCTCGCCGGGCAACGAGGCGCATCTGCATGCCTTCGCCACGGAAGCGCTGACGACGGACGGGCAAAAGGCGCCGTTCTATCTGCACACCTCGCCGGAATTCGCCTGCAAGAAGCTGCTTGCGGCGGGTGAAGAACGTATCTCGTGTTTTGCCCATGTCTATCGCAACCGCGAGCGCGGGCCGCTGCACCATCCCGAATTCACCATGCTCGAATGGTACCGGGCCGGCGAAAGCTATGAGAGCCTGATGATGGATTGTGTGCGGATCCTGGCGCTGGCGGCCGAAACGGTGAAGACCGAAAAGCTTGCCTATCGCGGCGGCGCGAGTGATCCTTTTGCCGGTCCGGAGCGGATCAGCGTTGCCGAAGCCTTTGAGCGCCATGCCGGTATCGATCTTCTCTCTTCAGTCGCCGCCGGCGGTTCGACCGATCGCGATCATCTCGCGGCCGAGATGAAGCGTGTCGGTATGCGTGTTGCCGATGACGACGGCTGGGCCGATTTGTTCAGCCGGGTGCTGGTCGAAAAGATCGAGCCGCATCTCGGCTTCGGCCGCATCACCATCCTCGACGAATATCCGGTCTCGGAGGCAGCGCTCGCGCGCCCTTCGGCCCGCGACCCGAGGGTTGCCGAGCGTTTCGAGCTCTATGCCTGCGGCGTCGAACTTGCCAACGGCTTCGGCGAACTGACCAACGCTGCCGAGCAGCGCCGGCGGTTCGAGATCGAGATGGCCGAGAAGGCGCGTATCTATGGCGAGACCTATCCGATCGACGAGGATTTCCTCGCCGCACTTTCGCTGATGCCCGAGGCAAGCGGCATCGCGCTCGGCTTCGACCGGCTGGTGATGTTGGCGACGGGAGCGTCGCGCATCGATCAGGTGCTCTGGGCGCCGGTCGCGGAGTATGGACGATGA
- the efp gene encoding elongation factor P, with the protein MVKVIASSVRKGNVLDVDGKLYVVLTAQNFHPGKGTPVTQVDMRRIVDGVKVSERWRTTEQVERAFVEDVSFQYLYEDGEGFHFMNPGNYDQVVVDVETMGDQKAYLQEGMSCILSIHEGIPLALELPRHVTLEITETEPVVKGQTASSSYKPAMLSNGVRTMVPPHINAGTRVVIATEDNSYVERAKD; encoded by the coding sequence ATGGTCAAGGTCATCGCCTCTTCGGTCCGCAAGGGCAACGTTCTCGATGTCGACGGCAAGCTCTACGTCGTTCTCACCGCCCAGAACTTTCACCCGGGCAAGGGCACGCCGGTCACCCAGGTCGACATGCGCCGCATCGTCGACGGCGTGAAGGTCTCCGAGCGCTGGCGCACCACCGAACAGGTCGAGCGCGCCTTCGTCGAGGACGTCTCCTTCCAGTATCTCTATGAAGACGGCGAAGGCTTCCACTTCATGAACCCGGGCAACTACGATCAGGTCGTGGTCGATGTCGAAACCATGGGCGATCAGAAGGCCTATCTGCAGGAAGGCATGTCCTGCATCCTGTCGATCCATGAAGGCATTCCGCTCGCGCTCGAACTGCCGCGCCACGTGACGCTCGAAATCACCGAGACCGAGCCGGTCGTCAAGGGTCAGACGGCATCGTCTTCCTACAAGCCGGCCATGCTGTCGAACGGCGTGCGCACCATGGTGCCGCCGCACATCAATGCCGGCACCCGCGTCGTCATCGCAACGGAAGACAATTCCTACGTCGAACGCGCCAAGGACTGA